Proteins encoded together in one Salarchaeum sp. JOR-1 window:
- a CDS encoding cation:proton antiporter regulatory subunit, producing the protein MRVYETDIPGVGRRFELPLAGDASVVVVLHHDGRCELYRRDNPDADGEKILDLSGEQANTLGSILEGAYFESVDVDELTVPLGDAIIEWVEVTADSPITGETLSSAGIREGTGVTIIAIQRGDDTVSNPGPDFELTEGDILVGVGTREEHTAFSDTVTPDE; encoded by the coding sequence ATGAGGGTTTACGAGACGGACATTCCGGGCGTCGGCCGCCGCTTCGAACTCCCGCTCGCGGGCGACGCCAGCGTCGTCGTCGTCCTCCATCACGACGGGCGCTGCGAACTCTACCGGCGAGACAACCCGGACGCCGACGGCGAGAAAATCCTGGATCTCTCAGGCGAACAGGCGAACACGCTCGGCTCCATCCTCGAAGGCGCGTACTTCGAGTCCGTGGACGTGGACGAACTCACCGTCCCCCTCGGCGACGCCATCATCGAGTGGGTCGAGGTCACCGCGGACTCCCCGATCACCGGCGAAACGCTCTCGAGCGCGGGCATCCGGGAAGGAACTGGCGTCACAATTATCGCGATACAGCGCGGCGACGACACAGTCTCAAACCCCGGCCCCGACTTCGAACTCACCGAGGGCGACATCCTCGTCGGCGTCGGCACCCGCGAGGAACACACCGCGTTCTCCGACACAGTCACCCCCGACGAGTAG